A genomic segment from Homo sapiens chromosome Y, GRCh38.p14 Primary Assembly encodes:
- the SPRY3 gene encoding protein sprouty homolog 3, translating into MDAAVTDDFQQILPIEQLRSTHASNDYVERPPAPCKQALSSPSLIVQTHKSDWSLATMPTSLPRSLSQCHQLQPLPQHLSQSSIASSMSHSTTASDQRLLASITPSPSGQSIIRTQPGAGVHPKADGALKGEAEQSAGHPSEHLFICEECGRCKCVPCTAARPLPSCWLCNQRCLCSAESLLDYGTCLCCVKGLFYHCSTDDEDNCADEPCSCGPSSCFVRWAAMSLISLFLPCLCCYLPTRGCLHLCQQGYDSLRRPGCRCKRHTNTVCRKISSGSAPFPKAQEKSV; encoded by the coding sequence ATGGATGCTGCGGTGACAGATGATTTTCAACAAATTCTGCCTATTGAACAGCTGCGCTCTACTCATGCTAGCAATGACTACGTGGAACGGCCTCCAGCCCCCTGTAAACAGGCCCTCTCCAGCCCTTCCCTTATTGTGCAAACCCACAAGTCTGATTGGTCTCTGGCTACCATGCCTACTTCTCTCCCCCGCAGTCTCAGCCAGTGCCATCAACTGCAGCCCTTGCCTCAGCATCTGAGCCAATCTAGCATTGCCAGCTCAATGTCCCATAGCACCACTGCCTCTGATCAAAGGCTCTTGGCCAGCATTACACCCTCACCTTCAGGCCAATCCATCATCCGAACCCAACCTGGAGCAGGGGTCCACCCAAAGGCTGATGGTGCTCTGAAGGGAGAAGCTGAGCAATCTGCAGGGCACCCTAGTGAGCACCTCTTCATCTGTGAGGAATGTGGGCGCTGCAAGTGCGTCCCCTGCACAGCAGCTCGCCCTCTCCCCTCCTGCTGGCTGTGCAACCAGCGCTGCCTTTGCTCTGCTGAGAGCCTCCTCGATTATGGCACTTGTCTCTGCTGTGTCAAGGGCCTCTTCTACCACTGCTCCACTGATGATGAAGACAACTGTGCTGATGAGCCCTGCTCTTGTGGGCCTAGTTCTTGCTTTGTCCGCTGGGCAGCCATGAGCCTCATCTCCCTCTTCCTACCCTGCCTGTGCTGCTACCTGCCTACCCGTGGATGCCTCCATCTGTGCCAACAGGGCTATGATAGCCTCCGGCGACCAGGCTGCCGCTGCAAGAGGCACACCAACACTGTGTGCAGAAAGATCTCTTCTGGTAGTGCACCCTTCCCCAAGGCCCAGGAAAAGTCTGTATGA